A region of the Litchfieldia alkalitelluris genome:
ATGACAGTCATACTGAGCGTGAAAGTAAACATCATCAACTGTTCAAATTGCTCGCTCGTCTTCATACTGTGACAAGCAAAGAGGCAAAATTTAGTGAAGATGATGTTAAGCACCATTATCAAAGTTTAAAAGATACATGGGAGAAAAGGAATAAATATCTTGAAGACTATGTAGAGGAATGTGAAAAAAAATTATATATGTCACCTTTTGAACTACAATTTGTGACACACTATAATGAGATGATGCAAGCCTGTCATTTTGCGATGGCGAGGTTGGATGAATGGTATGAAAAAGTAGTGGAGGTAAAAAAGTTTAGAACTGCTTTGACACATGGAAAGGTTACTTCAAATCATCTTTTATATGATAAAGCGGGAAGTGGTTACTTCTCAAGCTTTGAAAAAGCGAAGCAGGCCACGCCAGTTAATGATCTCATTTCGTTCTATTATCGGACGCTACGTACATACCCAATCAATTGTGATGATTGCATTGAATGGTATAACCATTATAATCAGCATTATCATTTACGAGATGAAGAAATCCAACTTTTCTTAAGCTACTTGACTTATCCCGAACCAATGTACCGGGAAGTTGTTAAATACAAAGAACGCAAAAAAGAAGGTAATGAGCAAAAAGCGGTGACGAACTTTCTAAAATCATATTGGTTAAACAAAAATATTGAGTATGTTGCTTCATTAGTGATGAAACAGGAGCATGAAAAGAAAGAGCAGCAAATGGCTGCAGAGTTTGAAAAGCAGCAAGAGGAAGAGAATGAACAATCAAAAAACGAGTGAATCCTTTCATCAAAGGGTTCACTCGTTTTTTCTTTATGTGGACGCTTTTATTAAAACCAATCTAATTTCAACGCACATGTTAAAACAATAAGTAACAGCAGGAAAATCACATCAAACGTTGTAGGGAGAAATAGGGTTCGAATTCCTTGTACAATAGTTATAGGCAATACGAATTGTACGCAAACTGCACGTGTTTGTCTTAACCAAGGTGGATAAGTATAAGGATTAATTCTTCTCATCAAACAATTCTCCTTTCATGTTGTCCCAACCTTTAGATTCTTTCATATAATTAAAATATGTATCAATCTTCAGTTTTGTGCGAAAAATATAGAGAAAATGCCTAAACATTTTTACTAGAGGCTATTTTTGTAAACTTTGTTGCATAATAAGAGTCTTAGAAATCACTATGAACCAAGTGGTGTGGCATCTTTTCTTCCACAAATCTAACCCCATTTTCTCATTTAATGCCTTGTTTAAATTTAAGAACTAGTTCGATAAGCAACAATTTTTCAGAAAAGAGCCTTAGTGGATAAGAATAAGTTAATAAAAACTTGGAGAAGATGTTGACGTCTAAAACATTTATTAGGTACTATAGAAGATATAAAAAAAATGAAGATACCTTTAATTACATTGATAGGGAAGAGTACACTGTAAATACCTTCAGAGAGAGAAATCAGTAGCTGTGAGATTTCTTAGGAATTTTTACTGGTGGAAGGTCGCCCTTGAGTTGCTTTTATGAACAGATGAGCTCATCTTATTAGTAAAAAGCCGGTCACAGCCGTTACCTGTGTTAAGCGCATAGACTTTTATTACATAACGTCTATGAATTAAGGTGGTACCGCGGAAATAACTCCTTTTCGTCCTTTATTATAGGGATAAAAAGGAGTTTTTGTATGTTATCCCTTAGTTCACATAGATCAGGAGGAAAATCAATGTCAGAAACAGAATTAAACTTACCAACAAAATATGATCCGAAAACAGTTGAAGAGGGTCGTTATGACTATTGGTTAAAAGGGAAATTTTTCGAAGCTACTCGTGACAGTAAAAAAGAGCCTTACACAATCGTAATTCCACCACCAAACGTAACAGGAAGACTTCACCTAGGTCATGCATGGGATACGACACTTCAAGATATTATGACACGTATGAAGCGTATGCAAGGCTATGATGTTCTTTGGTTACCAGGAATGGACCATGCTGGTATTGCAACACAAGCGAAAGTGGAAGCAAAGCTTCGTGAAGAAGGAAAATCACGCTATGATCTTGGTCGCGAAAAATTCCTTGAGGAATCATGGAAATGGAAAGAAGAATATGCAAGCTTCATCCGTGAGCAATGGTCAAAGCTTGGACTTGGTCTTGATTACTCACGTGAGAGATTTACATTAGATGAAGGATTATCAAAGGCTGTTCGTGAAGTGTTCGTTTCGCTTTATAAAAAAGGCCTAATCTACCGTGGTGAGTATATCATTAACTGGGATCCAGCTACAAAAACAGCTTTATCAGACATCGAAGTTATCTACCAAGATGTTCAAGGCGCATTTTACCACATGAAATACCCACTAGCTGATGGTTCAGGACATATCGAAGTGGCGACCACTCGTCCGGAAACAATGCTTGGTGATACAGCAGTTGCTGTACACCCAGAAGATGAGCGTTATAAGCACCTTATCGGAAAAACGGTCATTTTACCGATTATTGGCCGGGAAATACCGATTGTTGGTGATGATTACGTAGACATGGAATTTGGTTCAGGTGCAGTTAAGATCACACCTGCGCACGACCCAAATGACTTTGAAATTGGAAACCGTCACAATCTAGAGCGTATCTTAGTGATGAATGAAGACGGAACAATGAACAGCAATGCTGACAAATATCAAGGTCTTGACCGCTTTGAATGCCGTAAGCAAATTGTGAAAGACCTTCAAGAGCAAGATGTCTTATTTAAAATTGAAGAACACACACACTCTGTTGGTCACAGTGAAAGAAGTGGGGCAGTTGTTGAACCATATCTTTCAACACAATGGTTTGTTAAAATGCAGCCACTAGCTGATGAAGCAGTAGCGCTTCAAAATAAAGAAGATAAAGTTAACTTTGTACCAGATCGTTTCGAAAAAACTTACCTGCATTGGATGGAAAATATCCGTGATTGGTGTATTTCTCGTCAGTTATGGTGGGGTCATAGAATTCCTGCTTGGTATCATAAAGAAACAGGTGAGGTATATGTAGACCATGAGCCACCTGCAGATGAGGAAAACTGGACACAAGATAACGATGTATTAGATACATGGTTCTCGTCAGCTTTATGGCCATTTTCTACAATGGGTTGGCCAGATGTTGAAAATGAAGATTACAAACGCTTCTACCCTACAAGTGTACTTGTAACAGGTTATGATATCATTTTCTTCTGGGTATCTCGAATGATTTTCCAAGGACTAGAGTTTACTGGAAAGCGTCCATTCAAGGATGTTCTGATCCACGGACTTGTTCGTGATGCACAAGGACGTAAAATGAGTAAGTCACTTGGTAATGGTGTGGACCCAATGGATGTGATCGACCAATATGGTGCAGATGCATTACGTTATTTCCTATCAACAGGAAGCTCACCAGGTCAGGATTTACGCTTTAGCATGGAAAAGGTTGAGTCGACTTGGAACTTCATTAATAAAATTTGGAATGCTTCTCGTTTTGCATTAATGAACATGGAAGGCTTCAAATATGAGGATATTGACTTAACTGGTGAAAAATCAGTAGCCGACAAGTGGATTTTAACAAGATTAAATGAAACGATTGAAAATGTCACAAAGCTTGCTGAGCGTTATGAGTTCGGTGAAGTTGGACGATTACTATACAACTTCATCTGGGATGATTTCTGTGATTGGTATATTGAAATGGCGAAGTTACCGTTATACGGTGAGAATGAAGAAGCAAAGAAAACAACTCGTTCAATTCTTGCTTATGTCTTAGATAACACAATGAGACTCCTTCATCCATTCATGCCATTCGTAACAGAAAAAATTTGGCAAAGCCTACCTCACGATGGTGAATCAATTACGGTAGCAAGCTGGCCAACTGTGCGCCCAGAGCTTTCTGACGCGCGAGCTGCAAGTGATATGAAGCTACTTGTTGAGATCATCCGTACGGTTCGTAACATCCGTGCTGAAGTAAATACACCAATGAGCAAGCAAATCGAGCTGAAAATTAAGGCTAAAGACGAAACAATCCTTAATCAGTTAGAATCTAATCGTTCATATTTAGAGCGTTTCTGTAATCCAAGTGAATTAACAATCGCAACAGAAGTACCAAGTGATGACAAAGCAATGTCTGCGGTTGTAACTGGAGCAGAGTTAATTCTGCCACTTCATGGACTAATTAACATTGATGAAGAAGTTAAGCGTCTGGAAAAAGAATTAGATAAATTAAACAAAGAAGTAGAGCGC
Encoded here:
- the ysxE gene encoding spore coat protein YsxE, whose translation is MTTIGKIEYGPILQKYNLSVDYLEEINSRVTKIYTQHGTYALKEISNSQNLHFIRHIDNLYKDGFTKIVPIFQTVDKKYVVNHENKFFYLMPWLSNDSHTERESKHHQLFKLLARLHTVTSKEAKFSEDDVKHHYQSLKDTWEKRNKYLEDYVEECEKKLYMSPFELQFVTHYNEMMQACHFAMARLDEWYEKVVEVKKFRTALTHGKVTSNHLLYDKAGSGYFSSFEKAKQATPVNDLISFYYRTLRTYPINCDDCIEWYNHYNQHYHLRDEEIQLFLSYLTYPEPMYREVVKYKERKKEGNEQKAVTNFLKSYWLNKNIEYVASLVMKQEHEKKEQQMAAEFEKQQEEENEQSKNE
- a CDS encoding valine--tRNA ligase; amino-acid sequence: MSETELNLPTKYDPKTVEEGRYDYWLKGKFFEATRDSKKEPYTIVIPPPNVTGRLHLGHAWDTTLQDIMTRMKRMQGYDVLWLPGMDHAGIATQAKVEAKLREEGKSRYDLGREKFLEESWKWKEEYASFIREQWSKLGLGLDYSRERFTLDEGLSKAVREVFVSLYKKGLIYRGEYIINWDPATKTALSDIEVIYQDVQGAFYHMKYPLADGSGHIEVATTRPETMLGDTAVAVHPEDERYKHLIGKTVILPIIGREIPIVGDDYVDMEFGSGAVKITPAHDPNDFEIGNRHNLERILVMNEDGTMNSNADKYQGLDRFECRKQIVKDLQEQDVLFKIEEHTHSVGHSERSGAVVEPYLSTQWFVKMQPLADEAVALQNKEDKVNFVPDRFEKTYLHWMENIRDWCISRQLWWGHRIPAWYHKETGEVYVDHEPPADEENWTQDNDVLDTWFSSALWPFSTMGWPDVENEDYKRFYPTSVLVTGYDIIFFWVSRMIFQGLEFTGKRPFKDVLIHGLVRDAQGRKMSKSLGNGVDPMDVIDQYGADALRYFLSTGSSPGQDLRFSMEKVESTWNFINKIWNASRFALMNMEGFKYEDIDLTGEKSVADKWILTRLNETIENVTKLAERYEFGEVGRLLYNFIWDDFCDWYIEMAKLPLYGENEEAKKTTRSILAYVLDNTMRLLHPFMPFVTEKIWQSLPHDGESITVASWPTVRPELSDARAASDMKLLVEIIRTVRNIRAEVNTPMSKQIELKIKAKDETILNQLESNRSYLERFCNPSELTIATEVPSDDKAMSAVVTGAELILPLHGLINIDEEVKRLEKELDKLNKEVERVDKKLGNEGFVKKAPAKVIEEEKAKQADYIEKRDAVQKRITELKG